The genomic segment TTCTTGAAGAATCACCCCTCAAATTTGACTGCGACTGCAACAAAGAGCGCTTCCGTCAAGGCATCAAATCGATTGGGGCACAGGCCATTACCGAGATGATTGAAGAAGACCACGGCGCTGAGGTCGTCTGCCAATTTTGCGAGAGAAAGTATGAATTTGATGAAAATGAGTTGAACAACCTGATTTTAGGCAACTGACAAGCTACAACCTTACAAGGTCATTCTGTCCGAGAATTCTACTGCGCTTCGCTCCGCTGTCCATGCTCGCTACGGTGTTAAAGCACCTAGTCGCAATAGCAAGCGCTGAAGCACAAAGACCCGTCGGCAAGCTGTCAGCATACTGACCAAAAATGACCGTCAGCAAATTTTCAGTAAGAAGAGCAGACAGGAAATTTCAGTGATTAAAAGCTGAGTGAAATCACTACTCAAATGAAACGGACACCAACCAATGACTGTAAAACTTTTTATCGCAACCACACTTGACGGCTACATCGCAACGCTGGACGACAGCCTTCAGTGGCTATTCGATGTCGAGGGAGAGGGAGACAATGGCTACGGTGCTTTTTATGAAACGATTGACACCGTTGTGATGGGCAAGAAAACTTACGACTGGCTCCTGCGCGAACAGCCGAACGAATGGGCTTACACGGGCAAAACTTGCTACGTGATGACCCGTCAGCAACTTCCAAATACTGACAGCATCAAATTTACTGATGAAAAAATTCTGTCAGAACTGACAGAAAGTGCTGACAACATCTGGGTCATCGGCGGCGGCGAAATTATCAAACTTTTCCTCGAACATCATCTCATTGACGAGCTTCAAGTGACGATTGCGCCAGTCCTTTTGGGAGCTGGCATTCCCCTATTTCCCACAGGAAATTACGCAGAGCAACTTCAACTTGTCAGCAGTAAAACTTATGGACAATTCATTGAACTCCATTATTTAGTAAAAAATAATCACTGATAGCCTTCTGTCAGTGATTTTCAATCCTCAAAAGCTTGTGAAATACAATGAAAACGGTAGTCGAATGACGGAAATCAGAAGCTAAACAAAAAGATAAAATGAGACCTGCACAATGTGCAGAACCACATTTTTCTATTTTGTATCACTTCTTGGCGATTTCCGTCATATCCTGATATAATAGTCTCTATGGAAATGGACAAAATCTACAACGAGTCGTGGAAAATCCGCGACATCGAGATAAAAAATAAAATCGTACTTGCCCCAATGGCGGGAATTAATAACAAAGCTTTTCTCAAAACAGCGAAAGAATTTGGTGCAGGACTTGTCGTGACCGAGATGATTTCCGACAAGGGCATTGAGCACCGCAACAAAAAAACACTTGAAATGATGGACTTCGAGGGTGTGCCGCACCCCCTCTCCATGCAAATCTTTGGCGGCGAGATTGATACGCTCGTTGAAGCCGCAAAGTTCGTTGAAGCCAATACTGTCGCGGACATCATTGACATTAACATGGGCTGCCCCGTGCCGAAAGTTACAAAAAATGAAGCAGGCTCTAGGCTTCTACTCGACCCCGACAAAGTGTATGACGTTGTCAAAGCCGTCAGTTCCGCCATCTCAAAACCACTCACGGTCAAAATCCGTATCGGCTGGGACAATGACCACCTCTTTGCCGTGGAAAATGCCAAGGCGATTGAAGCAGGTGGCGCTGCCGCGGTAGCCATGCACGCGAGAACCAAAGCCCAAGCTTACACTGGCAACGCTCAAGAAAATTGGCACTGGCTCAAAAAATTAACTGAAAATGTTAATATCCCAGTCATCGGAAACGGCGATGTCCACTCGCCCGAAGATGCCAAGCGCATGATTGACGAAACAGGCGTAACCGCTGTAATGATGGGACGCGCTGCACTTGGAAATCCCTGGGTACTGCACCGCACCGAGCATTATCTTCGCACAGGAGAATTGCTCCCAGAGCCAAGCGTAGAAGAAAAAATAGAAATCGCCAAGCTCCATCTCGCCCGTCTCGTCGAACTAAAAGGCAACAATCTCGCCTCACGCGAATTTCGCCAACACGCCGCCTACTACCTCAAAGGGGCACCGCGTGCCGCCAAAGTAAAAGTCGCCGTCAATCAAGCCGAATCCCAAGAGGAGATTATTCAAATCCTTGACGCTTTCGTTAATCATGTAAAATAAAATAGAGATGAATCTGGAAATTTCCAGATTTTTTGTTTATAATAGAGCTAGAAATGTTTATACAATTCCAAAAAAAGAAAGGGTTTTCTCATGCGTACAACTAGAGCTACCGAAGAAATTGAAAAAGCCGTTATTCATTTGAAAAAAGCAAAGCGTGAAATTAGCAATTATACCTTTGATTACAATATGCAAAACTTAATTCAATTGGATAAGACGATTAAACAGCTAGAAGCGATTAAAACAGGGGTCAATGCTGATAGCTTCCAAGTTGAAGGAGTCAAATCTGTGGGACAACTCGAAGCCGATCGTCTTTCAAGATAAATATCATAATAAAAAATAGCTCCTATGAGCTATTTTTTATTAATCTTTTTCACCTCTTTAAATCTACTGCGTGGGTAGGTAAAATCTCCAATAACCTCATGTACATTGATAATTGAAGTAAAAGCATTAGGGTCAATAATAGATAAAATCTGTTTTACCTCTTGAATCTCACCTGGATT from the Lactococcus allomyrinae genome contains:
- a CDS encoding dihydrofolate reductase family protein; the protein is MTVKLFIATTLDGYIATLDDSLQWLFDVEGEGDNGYGAFYETIDTVVMGKKTYDWLLREQPNEWAYTGKTCYVMTRQQLPNTDSIKFTDEKILSELTESADNIWVIGGGEIIKLFLEHHLIDELQVTIAPVLLGAGIPLFPTGNYAEQLQLVSSKTYGQFIELHYLVKNNH
- the dusB gene encoding tRNA dihydrouridine synthase DusB produces the protein MEMDKIYNESWKIRDIEIKNKIVLAPMAGINNKAFLKTAKEFGAGLVVTEMISDKGIEHRNKKTLEMMDFEGVPHPLSMQIFGGEIDTLVEAAKFVEANTVADIIDINMGCPVPKVTKNEAGSRLLLDPDKVYDVVKAVSSAISKPLTVKIRIGWDNDHLFAVENAKAIEAGGAAAVAMHARTKAQAYTGNAQENWHWLKKLTENVNIPVIGNGDVHSPEDAKRMIDETGVTAVMMGRAALGNPWVLHRTEHYLRTGELLPEPSVEEKIEIAKLHLARLVELKGNNLASREFRQHAAYYLKGAPRAAKVKVAVNQAESQEEIIQILDAFVNHVK